DNA sequence from the Oncorhynchus clarkii lewisi isolate Uvic-CL-2024 chromosome 9, UVic_Ocla_1.0, whole genome shotgun sequence genome:
GTTTGATAGGgtcagggggtgggggggttagtGAGGTTTGTATGGAgcacaacactggagctcccctcctgtactccctgttcacccacaactgcacgactccaacatcatcatttgcagatgacacaacaacgGCCTGAtaaccgacaacgacgagacagcctatagggagaaggtcagagacctggacgggtggtgccagaataacaacctatgcCTCAACGTAACAAAGACtaaggagttgattgtggactacaggaaaaggaagaccgagcacgccccctgtctcatcgacggggctgtagtgaagcaggttgagagcttcaagttccttggtgtccacattaacaacaaactagaatggtctaaacacaccaagacagtcgtgaagagggcacgacaaagcctattccccctcaggaaactaaaaagatttggcatgggtcctgagatcctcaaaaggttctacagctgcaacatcgagagcatcctgactggttgcatcactgcctggtacggcaattgctcggcctctgaccgcaaggcactacagagggtagtacatacggcccagtacatcactggggctaagctgcctgccatccaggacctctacaccaggcggtgtcagaggaaggccctaaaacttatcaaagatcccagccaccccagtcatagactgttcgctctactaccgcatggcaagcggtaccagagtgccaagtctaggacaaaaaggcttctcaacagtttttacccccaagccataagactcctattcaaatggctacccggacaatttgaattgtgtgcccccccaacccctctttttacactgctgctactctctgtttatcatatatacagagtcactttaactatacattcatgtacatactacttcaatTGGTCCGACCAAcaagtgctcccgcacattggctaaccgggctatctgcattgtgtccagcccaccacccgccaacccctcttttacgctactgctactctctgttcatcatatatgcatagtcactttaaacatatctacatgtacatacagtggggcaaaaaagtatttagtcagccaccaattgtgcacgttctcccacttaaaaagatgaggcctgtaattttcatcatatgacagacaaaatgagaaaaaaaatccagaaaatcacattgtaggattttttattaatttatttgcaaattatggtggaaaataagtatttggtcacctacaaacaagcaagatttctggctctcacagacctgtaacttcttctttaagaggctccactgtcctctgctcgttacctgtattaatggcacttgtttgaacttgttatcagtataaaaaacacctgtccacaacctcaaacagtcacactccaaactccactatggccaagaccaaagagctgtcaaaggacaccagaaacaaaattgtagacctgcaccaggctgggaagactgaatctgcaatatgtaagcagcttggtttgaagaaatcaactgtgggagcaattattaggaaatggaagacatacaagaccaatgataatctccctcgatcttgggctccacgcaagatctcaccccgtggggtcaaaatgatcacaagaacggtgagcaaaaatcccagaaccacacggagggacctagtgaatgacctgcagagagctgggaccaaagtaacaaagcctaccatcagtaacacactacgccgccagggactcaaatcctgcagtgccagacgtgtccccctgcttaaggcagtacatgtccaggcccgtctgaagtttgctagagagcatttggatgatccagaagaagattgggagaatgtcatatggtcagatgaaaccaaaatataactttttggtaaaaactcaactcgttgtgtttggaggacaaagaatgctgagttgcatccaaagaacaccatacctactgtgaagcatgggggtggaaacaacatgctgtggggctgtttttctgcaaatggaccaggacgactaatccgtgtaaaggaaagaatgaatggggccatgtatcgtgagattttgagtgaaaacctccttccatcagcaagggcattgaagatgaaacgtggctgggtctttcagcatgacaatgatcccaaacacaccgcctgggcaacgaaggagtggcttcgtaagaagcatttcaaggtcctggagtggcctggccagtctccagatctcaaccccatagaaaatctttggagggagttgaaagtctgtgttgcccagcaacagccccaaaacatcactgctctagaggagatctgcatggaggactgggccaaaataccagcaacagtgtgtgaaaaccttgtgaagacttacagaaaacgtttgacctctcattgccaacaaagggtatataacaaagttttgagaaacttttgttattgaccaaatacttatttttcaccataatttgcaaataaattcattaaaaatcctacaatgtgattttctggattttcttttcattttgtctgtcataagtgtacctatgatgaaaattacaggcctctcatctttttaagtgggagaacttgcacaattggtggctgactaaatactttttttgccccactgtactacttcaatcagcctgactaaccagtgactgtatgtagcctcgctttttactgttttatttctttacctacctattgttcacgtaataccttttttgcactattggttagaacctgtaagtaagtatttcactgtaaggtcctacacctgttgtattcggcgcacgtgagaaataaactttgatttgatttattttattagAAATGCAGGGTTAGGTAGCTAAGAGTTCAActtctgagtggcgcagcggtctaaggcactgcatttcagtgctagatgtgtgactacagaccctggtttgatcccgggctgtatcacaaccggccgtgatcgggagtcccatagggcagcgcacaattggcccagcgtcgtccgggttaggggagggtttagccggggtaggccgtcattgtaaaataagaatttgttcttaacttacttgcctagttaaataaaggtaaaataaatagaatatacaggtaactgcccaaATAAAGGAAACGCTTGAGTAaacgagggatacaaagtatattgaaagcaggtgcctGCACACAGGTGTGGAATTAActtcccatcatgcttagggtcatttaaaaaaaaatgtgtgcccATTATTTTGTTTACCAGGCTAGAAAAAGAGATCTGTGACTTTTGAAAGAGGGGTGATTGTTCGCACACATTTGGCAGGAGCTTCAGTGACAAAGACTGCTCAACTTGCTGATGTAACACGATTTGCCATGGCCTTCTCAGTCCCCAGgtgtcaacccaattgaacacttaggGGAGTTTCTGGTACGACGCCTTGAACAGAGTTTCCCACCACCattaacaaaacaccaaattatggaatttcttgtggaagaatggtgtcacatccctccaatagagttgcTGACACTTTTCTTGCGGCTCGTGGTGGCTCAAATGACCTATTAAGACACTATTGGTGTTTCCGttattttggtagttacctgTAGTATAGGCAAAGATTTGTATAACTAACTTAAGATAGACCAGAGCCTGTcctttccaatgggagcaaattaatcatagAGGGCAGAACAAGtgaggaggtgggcagagccaagcacgagctagtgagATGCTATTCGTGTTctagcatttatttgcatatttcctttAGGGAACGCCTAACTCTGAAGTGCGCGTATGCAAGAACTCAATTCGCTCTTGCGCTCCTTCTAAACAACGCAATTGTTCGGCAAATGGTAAAGTCAACAAAACGCAGTCCACTCTGTTTGTTACATattctagttttggaaacagaaaactgtatggagATCAAATATTTAATCGATGAGAAAATGACCGTCATGTCGGCTAAAATCCATCTTGCTCCATTTTCTCCCACTACccgccactgggcttcctctcatcaccatatttggtagtgaatAAAAACCCTAATCAGATGCTTCACATGTATAAAGCAGGTAAAATATCAGGCTCATTGTTTCATCTGTGGTACCGTGACTGGTTTCACACTCCTGTACCATAGGTGGCAGTGTATGCACCTTTCAGTTAGTCCTTTTACAGTCTATGGTTGCGATCCCTTAATACGTTTTAAAGAATAAGACGAGTTCGTGGGGAACATCTCATTTGTATCCTCCTCGCGTCCTCTCTCGGCTCTCAAACTCATTGGAGGAGAAAGCCAGAGGCAccgcccctctgaccttctcctccaatgggttttgagaaggagacgaggatGCGAGGTGTTCAATTTGAGATATTCCAATGTTCAGGTCGTtcaggctagctagctacatcacaACTGTGCAAGAGCCAAGACACTAACGAAATAAGCCGCCGGGGAACGGCGAGAAAGTATCTACAAGTTTTAACCTTTTTGTATTTTTGAGTAATTTGATTTATCTGTTGGAAAATTAAGACAATGTAAGTTCAAAAGCATGTGTTTTAAATGGTTAATTGTCAGTAaaactagctagatagctaacgttagcgatgATGTCGTTGTTGAATGATGAGTGTgtttgatagctagctagctgttgtaTCGGTAGCTAACAGTTCCGGATTAGCTCAAATGAAACTCGATTTTTTTTTATACCGACGTTAGCGGTATAACGTGTTAACATAATACCTATAACTAATGTTAGCTCGTACTCACTGTCAACGATGGCCAATCGTTTAATATAATGatagctagtttagctaaccCGATAATTTAGCAGGGCGTAACGTTAGCTAAAGCTttgactagctagctaatggtATCCATAAATAGTTGTGCGTGTCTTAGCTAAAATGTAACGGGTTTCTAGGTAATTGTAAAATAGGCAAGTTAGATGTCTTTGTCACCTTCCTTAACGTAACTTACATTCTCATGTCTTCCCTTACCAAGTTAACGTTAGAAGATGGCTGTGAACGTTTACTCTACATCTGTGACCGGCGACAACCTTAGTCGCCATGATATGCTTTCTTGGATCAACGAGTCTGTACAGATGAACTACTCCAAGATTGAGCAGTTGTGTTCAGGTCAGTAAGATGACGTCTGGGTCAAACCAGAAGTACGTTCATTGGCATGGCTAACTAGCTTGTGATGGCTGTTGATCCGATGGCTCATTCAAAGTGTGGTACAGTTATTTTCGATCAACCTTTTACTTGGAGATACTTCATTCGTTTTAGATTCTGAAGGCACCTGTGATTTATAAATTCATGTTTTCAGTTGCAGGTGGAACTCCAAAAAACGGAATATTCAGAAAATCTATAAATAGTATTTTTGCTACATGTGAAGTTATAAGCCGACATAGCGACCAGACATCTCGTATTTCCCATCTTTGCAGGAGCTTGTCATTTCTAAGCAAAGCAGCGGTAGCTGCATGTCGAACAAGATGACAGCACTTGACCCAAACAAATATTTTCACACATGCGATAGGCCATTTCTCACTTGATAGAAAAAGTGAATTGAATCTTTCTGAATGttcattttttaaaaaaaaagttccACCTGCAACTGGAAACTGAAGTTTAAGACACCGGTGCCCTCAGAATCGAGAACAAAGACAGTATCGCCAGGTGAAGGTTGGTTGAAAGTAGTGGTACCGTATTATCAATGGACCCTCTGCTCGACCGCTAGTTATGCGCTGGAAGTTTGAGCCTGCTTGGCCGCAAACTACACCACCATCGGCCACAGGTGGCTGGtgtcaccttaattggggaggatgggttcatagtaatggctggaatggtatcaaatggtTTCCATGTATTCGATACCACTCTATTCCAGCCATAATTAGCTGTCCTTCCCTCATCAACCTCCTGTGCAATACCCATATATGTATAGGCCTATATTTTAATCTACCACCATTTTAGAAACTACTCACCATCTAGGGAAATTGTACTCCCCACAGTAGATTGGGCCGTCACGGGGAATGTactctcttgtggctgaatggaagcaagtccctgcagcaatgttccaacatctagtggaaagccttcccagatgagtggaggctgttatagcagcaagggggaccagctccatattaatATCTGTGATTTTGGAAGATGTTCgatgaacaggtgtccacatacttttggtcatgtagtgtaccttgCAGTGGGTTGGGGAAATTTAATGGCAGGAGCAGAGTATTATAGCCTATAGAAGTTGAAACCTGATTAGCTGGTAATTTAATTATGTTTTCACATTCACACAGGTGCTGCTTACTGTCAGTTCATGGACATGCTTTTCCCTGGATGCATACCATTGAAGAAGGTTAAATTCCAGGCCAAACTAGAGACTGAGTTCCTCCACAACTTCAAACTTCTACAGACCAGTTTTAAGAAGATTGGGGTTGACAAGGTGAGTGAAAAGTTGTTGTTTTTACCTCTGTGTACTGTTGGCTATTCAGCTATTCCTACATTTCAGCCATTGAGATTGTGACACTTTTTAATATATTTCCAGATCATTCCTGTTGATAAATTGATAAAAGGCAAGTTCCAGGACAACTTTGAGTTTGTGCAGTGGTTCAAGAAATTATTTGATGCCAACTACGATGGGAAGGAGTATGACCCGGTCAGTGCTCGCCAAGGCCAGGACACTGCTCCTACTCCCAACCCAGGGCAGGTCGCACCCAAGCCCAGGAAGCCCAGCACTGGTGAGGGAGACACATTTATAATTTCTAACATTTTGATTGTATTCTAAATACCTAATTGAAAATATAGCTGCAAGCAGCAATGAGGGTTCTAAGTCACGTTATAATCCAAGTTACTCTGTCAGCTGGTGgaacaaaaaaaatattgatcCAGTGTCTTTGATGCTTGGACCCGTAAATGCATACTGTATGCATTTCTATTTCAGTACAGCCCCACAGCTCCCCACCTGTTATCAAACCAGCTGCGAGAGTCGGTAAGGTGGTTTAATGGTCAAACGGATCTCCAATGGGCACCTATGGTGGGCTGTCATGGTCACTGTGGAAAGGAATATTGCTGTAAGGCTAGACACTGGAGTCAGTAGGTGTTAATGTGCAGTTGTGTGTCTAAGTTTGAGGGCATACACAGTCCACAGCTATATTATTCtcttctatttttttttaactgattTGTGTTTCATCTAGCTCCCATGAGGTCTACAACAACAGTGACCAAACCCCCGCCCAAGTCAGCAGGGAGTGCCTTGCGTAGGCCCGGAGCAGCAGGGGATGTGGAGAGGGAGGAGCTATCCCAAGAGGTATGGTCTTTCGGAGTGTCAGAGCTAACATAAGTTGTTTTGATGAGACGGTGAGATTTCCCCTCAATCTCCTGTATGGCTTTTTGTGTGGTAGTTGAATAGTTTATTGAAATTGAAGCTTGTTTAGTTGTAACATGAACATCATGACAGCCCTGCCCATTCATTCTCCTATCACTCTATCACTCTGCTGCTCTCACTTCAGGTCAGTTCCCTGAAAGCCACTGTCCAGgacatggagaaagagagagacttttATTTTGGAAAGCTGAGGTCCATTGAGGTCATCTGCCAAGAAGTGGATGGAGAGGCAGATACAACTATGCAGAAGATTATGGATGTTCTATATGCCACTGATGTGAGTGACACCTCACCAGAATACtctctttgacacacacacaaacagctgaGGCTCAGTGTTCATGTTCATATAATTTTTTTCATAACCAATGATTCTGTAGTAGGAAACTAATGTAGCTTTGTATTTGaatatttaaataaaaattgtttCCTGCTTACAGGAGGGGTTTGTTATTCCTGATTCTGATGCTGAAGGAGAAGAACCAGAAGAGTTCTGATGAAAAATGGACACAACTCTAGTCCATGCCataatctctcacacacacacacacacacacacacacacacacacacacaggttagtgaACACACGTTTGCATGTGCAATGTACATGCATACGCACTCGTGTGCTCTAATGAACATGCACTTACTCACACATACTGCCACTGTGGATTAAGTTGCCTTTGGATCATACACTGGCTGCCCCCTTGGTCCAAGTCTTTGTTGGTCCAAGTGTTTTTTGGACCATAATACTTTTCAGAGAGCCTGCTGATCCAGCCGCCAGAGAAGAAGAACCCTGGATGAAATTCTAATAGGGCCATTCCTTTCTGGTTTCTTTTCTGCCTTGTTCTTATTCTGGCCTCTGCTGTGCCTTTCAACTTTGGCCTGTTACTTTTGAAATATGTTCAGGTCTTTCTATTCCTTATTTCCAATTGACCTAAACAAAACTGTACTAGGTGATTTTGATATATTTGCAAATATGATTAATTATTAAAGATATATGAATATGTTTACTCTGCCAATGGAAATTATTGTAATTTTTATGGTATGTTTACGCATATTCATTATACTTGAGTTCAAATTTGTGGTTTAGGCGATCAGCATTTGTATTTAGTTTCCTGTTTATCTGGGGAGTTATTCATCACATTACTTTTTTTGAAGTAAAAAAAAGTCATGTTTTATTGATAACCTTTAAAtaaaatactgtactttttactTAAATGCTAAATTATAGACTCATTCTGACATTTGTGTGTTGTATGTAGGCTAGTTTTACACTAGAGACTAGCATCTCTACCGACCTATGTTCTAATTTACTTCCTCATGTAAGGCAAAGACCGGATGTATGGTTGCCTGTCCACACTGAAGAAATACTTCCTTCTAGTCTACAATAAGAGCAGAACTATACGCTCTTAGCAGAAGAACTGAGAGCTGTCTTATAGACCTCGGAAGTCTGTTTTAAACTTGGGAGCAATATAAGGTTTCCATAAGCATCTCTTGCCTTTAGAAATAAAGTATTGATTGGAGAAATTAAATGTTTTTAGGTTGAAGAAATAACTTGTTTTGACAAGTTTTATGTTATTAAAAACtcaaatgtatacatttttctAATTCAATTTATTTCTTTCTCCATTAAAATGTCCTGACAGACTTCTGCATTGCTATTAGCAGTTGGTTCTTGGTAGAGTAACTGCAGAAATCAAAACCGAAATAGTGATATTGGCTGATCATTAAATATAAATGTAAACATACCCAGAGTAAAGGGCCATAAAAACAATAAAGGTCTAGAGCCCCACTGCGTGATGGGGGACCCAAGCAGAGACGTTGGTAGCAGGGTGTTTTTTTGGGGTGGTGTTGATGCTGCCATCATTGAGCAACAGGGCAGCCCTTTGGATAGGCCGGATGCTGTTCCTGATGGGGCTCCCTGCCTGGTCTCTGGGGGTCCGCAATAGGGAGAACCTGCCTTGTGGCGGCCACTGTGGGACAGAGGACCTATTCGTGTCTTGATTCTGGTATGTTCCATTGAGAATCGCCAGCTCCATTGGCATCTTCATGTTTTCTTTCCCTCTGCTGTCAGCACCAGGATTCTCCTGACCTCCAACGCTTTCCTCATTCTGACCCTGGCGTGTTCTGCCTTGTCATTCACGCTGGTCAGTACGTACAGGTCCTCGTCTAGATCTTCCATGCTGGGTTTGCCTCTTCATTCTGTTGTCCTTTACTGACCCCCATTCTTGCATTTTGATCTGACATCCGGTTTCTGCTTCCATCTGCTTGGCCCAGTATGGGGCCCAGGCCTTGGGTAACTGCAGAGGTTGTTTGTCTACAAGGCTATTCACTGGGTCATTGGACATGTTTTCCTGCATCTCTTCGTCCAGAAGCTTCTAAGTGTGTGTCGATAAAAAACAGATTTGGAAAACTGGTCAACTTCTTTTCGTGTAACAATTGTGTCAAATAGTAAGGACTTCTCCGTCTCCCCTTCCTTTCTGTCTTCCGACTGTAATCTTTGTGCCATCCAGAGTAGGGTGTTTTTATAAACAGAAAAAAGCTTGGAAAACAACTTTTTTATATCCCCCACATTTTGATTGCTGTAGTCAGAATTTGGTTGAATTGTTGCTGAAAAAGAAAAACTTCCTCTAGATACCACTGAATACAATGTTATGAAGACCAAAAGAGCTTTACTCTTCTGTGAGAATTTGAGCCAGTGTCAAAGGTGTACAGCCATGGCCAGTGTGAGCTTGTGGACTGTCACAGGGGCACTGTGAAGAAGGTCAGACGGTAATATCAATTTAGGTTTAAACTGTAAATGCATGTGTTTGATCACTAAATCACATTTGGAATCCCTTGACTATTCATTGAATAAAATTGCCTGTGTAATCAAAACCGTTCACAGCATACCACAGCTCAAGTAAATCCAGAACAAAATAAATCCACATACTGGTGTGCTCCCCAAAGTGCTCTTTTTTTATTGGCACAGACAACATTTCCATTCTAATTTGGTTTTTGTAACCTTGTCACCCACATTTTGTTCACAGTTTTTTAGATTAATCTCCCATTCCTAAGACATTTTCAAGTGAAAAATGATCCAAGATGGTTTTAATATCAAATGTGGACTTAATCCTGACTGAGGTCCTCTATATGCTCCCTCTGCAGGGTATGGCGGGGGAGACGGAGCATTCGGGAAGAACAGTGACCTCTGGGAGGAGGACATGCAGGCTCAGGGGGGAGTGGAGAATCAGATCAACAAACAGCAACTTCGCCACATCGAAAGCATATTCAGAGAGTCTGACACggatggaggaggggggtgagTGACCTGACCATATTTTTCCCACTCCCCATAACTAGTGGTCTACCCCAGTATCAATTTTAGCCCCTAGTGGATCCCTGCCAGTTTCACCCACCGGCTGCACATTTTTACATAGTGTTGTCATACAAACACGCATACCATTGAGtccttctcattctctctgtcaggGTTGGATATGGATCAGTTTCGGGATGCGATGTGAATGATGAGGATCTGGACATTATCTTTATGAAGGTGGACACCAACTGTGATGGCAGTGTGGACTGGGTGAGAGAGGAAAACAAGACAATGAATGGGAGTGCTGTTTTGTCATCAGTTGACCAACTCCTCTGGTATGTGAAAAACatgttaacacatttaaattCTTACTCTCTTTAACAAAAGCTTTGTGTTGTTTATAGAGGATGAATATCTAAACTACATGCTTTTAGAGTACAGACCACTCTACCTTCCCAAACCACTCAAGATTGTGCCTGTATAAGTGGCATTTAATATGTTTTACAGGTTCCTAAGTAGTATGTGTGCACTGTGTGCATCCTTGAAATATTTGTGCCTGTGTAGTGCACACTGTGAGGTCATTGTCCGGCTGAAGTTCTACCCATTCAAGCCCCCAGCCAAAAAAAGAATACAGACAGACTCTGGGGATCATGGCCGGACCTCAGGGGTCCTAAGGGCCGTGCCCACAATGGACGCTACCTGTCAATCAGCCACGATGGTGTACTCAACTACTGGAACGAGAGGTTCtcgttgctggatcgaatccccaagctgacattgtaaaaatctgtcgttctggcaaggcagttaacccactgtcccctgGGCGCTGAAGGAGTGGATGTCAATTATGACAGCCCCCTGCACCACTCTGATAaagggttaaatgcagaagacatatttcaggtgaagctggttgagagaatgccaagagtgtgcaaagctgtcatcaaggcaaagggtggctatttgaagaatctcaaatataaaatatattttgatttgtttatatatacactgctcaaaaaaataaagggaacacttatgtaactccaagtcaatcacacttctgt
Encoded proteins:
- the LOC139416686 gene encoding microtubule-associated protein RP/EB family member 1-like isoform X1, with protein sequence MAVNVYSTSVTGDNLSRHDMLSWINESVQMNYSKIEQLCSGAAYCQFMDMLFPGCIPLKKVKFQAKLETEFLHNFKLLQTSFKKIGVDKIIPVDKLIKGKFQDNFEFVQWFKKLFDANYDGKEYDPVSARQGQDTAPTPNPGQVAPKPRKPSTVQPHSSPPVIKPAARVAPMRSTTTVTKPPPKSAGSALRRPGAAGDVEREELSQEVSSLKATVQDMEKERDFYFGKLRSIEVICQEVDGEADTTMQKIMDVLYATDEGFVIPDSDAEGEEPEEF
- the LOC139416686 gene encoding microtubule-associated protein RP/EB family member 1-like isoform X2; protein product: MAVNVYSTSVTGDNLSRHDMLSWINESVQMNYSKIEQLCSGAAYCQFMDMLFPGCIPLKKVKFQAKLETEFLHNFKLLQTSFKKIGVDKIIPVDKLIKGKFQDNFEFVQWFKKLFDANYDGKEYDPVSARQGQDTAPTPNPGQVAPKPRKPSTAPMRSTTTVTKPPPKSAGSALRRPGAAGDVEREELSQEVSSLKATVQDMEKERDFYFGKLRSIEVICQEVDGEADTTMQKIMDVLYATDEGFVIPDSDAEGEEPEEF